From one Anopheles cruzii chromosome 3, idAnoCruzAS_RS32_06, whole genome shotgun sequence genomic stretch:
- the LOC128272551 gene encoding uncharacterized protein LOC128272551, with protein MSSRTKRMKKSSWGARERAGMSFLIVVAFFAVFGLIILTEVLMIDDRGRAGSIIVRHGSSGGRFGESVPDYDDVKDDYLDDTGIFVRETKYGGAAVKNILKNQKALKHSIGIYVHTDAAEPRSPPVVPWGQMLPSKIEQTLPGYPADMKPTDGSWEIVNGTRYKFFVFSAFYDRRDGKLVRIIGATKTRGPEKVWCRFWYQTGANSTKYRSASVMARVKIIRENWNLKYSACFILCPIRGPYPEVPHHVSVVSKIRAAPGNVLMLRNTDNDPDFTNRTFSNIPNSIGVCVKPLHFNYDQALYLLEFLELNNLLGVSHFTFYNHTIGPKASCILQHYITGDLPQHIAPYGAATAGRKPNGTSPEVPESNDVPQQQHHPQHPSNHHRMPTKYNEDNTRAQLKPKISVNILPWNLRMRSQKEIRTEGLFASLNDCLYRSMYRYSHVALIDLDEFIIPHHNDTLIDLITWLSKRINNRNTGAYSFQNAFFYLQFADDALMYEGGTGPRANLRSALTTQRKTRRRSKLHPQKQRSKYICKPEAVIEAGNHFVWEFCPGRGSLNVPADAAILHHYRVCEFGGDDCIKTPSLVDRTAHRYSTRLLDRVGTVYGYLKETCDLPDIVSAQTKPPPTRKKELKIRVPLRPADSEPRNPTEPVDSPSSASGTPVTGNVPPASAVEAILKTH; from the exons ATGTCGTCGCGCACCAAACGCATGAAGAAGTCGTCCTGGGGTGCACGGGAGCGGGCCGGCATGAGCTTCCTTATCGTCGTCGCGTTCTTCGCCGTCTTCGGGCTGATCATTCTGACCGAGGTGCTGATGATTGACGatcggggccgggccggcagcATTATCGTTCGGCACGGTAGCAGCGGTGGCCGCTTCGGTGAATCGGTACCGGACTACGACGACGTCAAG GACGACTACCTGGACGATACCGGGATCTTCGTGCGGGAAACCAAGTACGGTGGCGCGGCGGTGAAGAACATTCTGAAGAACCAAAAAG CGCTGAAACACTCTATTGGCATCTACGTGCACACAGATGCAGCCGAGCCACGGAGCCCCCCGGTGGTGCCGTGGGGCCAGATGCTACCGTCAAAGATCGAGCAAACCCTGCCCGGCTATCCGGCCGACATGAAGCCCACCGACGGTTCGTGGGAAATCGTCAACGGCACCAG GTACAAGTTTTTCGTCTTCTCCGCGTTCTACGATCGGCGCGATGGCAAGCTGGTGCGTATTATTGGGGCCACGAAAACGCGCGGACCGGAAAAAGTGTGGTGCCGCTTCTGGTACCAAACGGGGGCGAACAGCACCAAGTATCGATCGGCGTCCGTGATGGCCCGGGTGAAG ATCATACGTGAGAACTGGAACTTGAAGTACAGCGCGTGCTTTATCCTGTGTCCCATCCGAGGCCCGTATCCGGAGGTGCCGCACCACGTGTCCGTGGTGAGCAAAATTCGGGCCGCACCGGGCAACGTGCTTATGCTGCGTAACACCGACAAC GATCCAGATTTTACGAATCGAACGTTTAGCAACATTCCGAACAGCATCGGCGTGTGCGTGAAGCCGTTGCATTTTAACTACGATCAG GCTCTGTATTTGCTCGAGTTCCTGGAGCTCAACAATTTGCTAGGCGTAAGCCACTTCACGTTCTACAATCACACCATCGGCCCGAAGGCGTCCTGCATCCTGCAGCACTACATAACCGGCGATCTGCCGCAGCATATCGCGCCGTACGGTGCTGCGACGGCGGGCAGGAAACCTAATGGCACCTCGCCCGAGGTCCCCGAAAGCAACGATgtgccccagcagcagcaccacccacAGCACCccagcaaccaccaccgcatGCCTACGAAATACAATGAAGACAATACACGTGCACAACTGAAGCCAAAAATCAGTGTAAATATTTTGCCATGGAATTTGCGCATGCGATCGCAGAAGGAGATACGGACCGAGGGGCTGTTCGCTTCGCTGAACGACTGCTTGTACCGGAGCATGTATAG ATACTCACATGTTGCACTGATTGACTTGGACGAGTTTATCATACCGCACCATAATGACACATTGATTGATCTCATCAC ATGGTTGTCGAAGCGGATCAACAACCGCAACACTGGAGCTTACTCTTTTCAGAATGCATTTTTTTACCTACAGTTTGCCGACGATGCACTTATGTACGAGGGAGGCACGGGGCCGCGGGCGAATCTTCGGTCGGCCCTCACGACCCAGCGCAAAACACGGCGAAGATCGAAGCTGCACCCGCAGAAGCAGCGCTCGAAGTACATCTGCAAACCGGAAGCCGTGATCGAGGCGGGCAACCACTTCGTGTGGGAGTTCTGTCCCGGCCGGGGCTCCCTTAACGTGCCGGCGGATGCCGCCATCTTGCATCACTATCGT GTTTGCGAGTTTGGTGGAGATGATTGCATCAAAACACCTTCGCTGGTCGACCGGACGGCCCACCGCTACTCGACCCGTCTGCTGGACCGTGTGGGAACGGTCTACGGCTACCTAAAGGAAACCTGCGACCTGCCCGACATCGTTTCGGCCCAAACTAAACCACCGCCGACGCGAAAGAAAGAGCTCAAAATAAGAGTCCCACTGCGACCGGCGGACAGTGAGCCAAGGAATCCGACGGAGCCTGTCGACAGTCCGTCGAGTGCGTCCGGAACTCCGGTCACCGGAAACGTGCCACCGGCAAGTGCCGTCGAAGCGATCCTTAAGACGCATTGA
- the LOC128270594 gene encoding paramyosin-like, with product MVCHLPQRISPSGGMDKYEENLLRLNHRIRDLIAQVDRLDTKNRKLHNENTVLVEDVARFRSQYALAEEARLQCKSVIEKELERSQQQFEAHQLLKRRYNDLIKEYVAQNHKLKASEANATVRHSRIKRNRVPVEIIGKISDIGKPTAFEERMTTLENRCSALEKELAKAYTIIDDLEFELETIDHLEDLNDQLERQVRDLKVELEKRKREVPFKVLSLSFASTASDADGRHEIDRYAHKMLNWHPLRGSDIAHKSDNFY from the exons ATGGTGTGCCATCTTCCCCAGAGAATAT CTCCCAGTGGCGGAATGGATAAATACGAGGAAAACCTGCTGCGGCTAAATCACAGAATACGCGATTTAATTGCCCAAGTTGACCGAC TGGacaccaaaaaccggaagcttCACAACGAAAACACGGTACTCGTGGAGGATGTGGCGCGCTTCCGCTCCCAGTACGCGCTGGCCGAAGAAGCTAGGCTTCAGTGCAAGTCGGTGATCGAGAAAGAACTGGAGCGCAGTCAGCAACAGTTCGAGGCGCACCAGTTGCTCAAAAGGCGCTACAATGATTTGATCAAAGAGTACGTTGCTCAAAATCACAAACTAAAGGCTTCGGAAGCTAACGCTACCGTGAGACATAGCCGCATCAAAAGGAACCGGGTTCCGGTTGAGATCATAG GAAAGATTTCGGACATTGGAAAACCCACGGCCTTTGAAGAGCGGATGACCACCCTGGAGAATCGCTGCAGTGCCCTGGAGAAGGAGCTGGCCAAGGCGTACACCATAATCGATGATTTGGAGTTTGAACTGGAGACG ATCGATCACTTAGAAGATCTGAACGATCAGTTGGAACGGCAAGTCAGAGATCTAAAGGTGGAGCTCGA aaagcgaaaaagagagGTTCCCTTCAAGGTACTTTCTCTGTCCTTCGCTTCGACCGCTTCGGATGCCGATGGAAGGCACGAAATCGATCGCTACGCTCATAAAATGCTTAAC TGGCATCCACTTCGTGGCAGTGACATCGCGCACAAGAGTGATAACTTCTACTAA